The region CCGAACAGCAGCTCCTTGGTGTCGAAGTGGTAGTGCAGCAGGCCCGAGGAGACGCCGGCCTCACGGGCGATCGCGGCCATCCGCACCTTGGCCAGGCCGTCGCGCACGAGGCACGTCGCGGCCGCGGCGAGGATCCGCGAACGGGCGTCGGCGGCGGCCTGCTCGCGCTGGTTGAGCGCTGCGCCGGTCGTCGTGCCGGACGTCGTGCCGGACGTCGCGCCGACCGTGGGTCCCGACGCCATCAGCCCCCCAGTCGTCCCGTGGAAAGATTTGACTGTTCAGTCAGTCAGGCGATGTTAAAGTCGCCCGCGTGAGCCGTCAAGGGCCGTCGGTCGCGTCGCTCGACGCGCTGTTCTCGCCGCGCAGCGTGGCCATCGTGGGCGCCAGCGCGGACACCGCCAAGTGGGGCAACGTCCTCGCCCGTCGTGCGCTGGCTGCGGGCGGCGACCGCGAGGTGCTGCTGGTCAACCGCGGCGGGGGACAGGTGCTCGGTCGCCCGGCGCACGTCTCGGCCGCTGCGGCGGCGCGGGCGCACGGTGCCGCCCTGGACCTGGTCGTGCTGTGCGTCCCCGTCGCCGGGTTCGTCGGCGCGGTGGGGGACGCAGTCGACGCGGGCGCCCGGGCGATCGTGGCGATCACAGCCGGCCTCTCGGAGGCCGGACCGGAGGGAGCCCGGGTCGAGGCGGAGGGGCTCGCGCTCGCCCGGGCGGCGGGCGCGGTGCTGGTGGGACCGAACTGCCTCGGTGTCGCCGACACCACGACGTCGCTCCAGCTCGCGCACGCGGTCCTGCCTGCGGGGGACGTGGCCGTGCTGAGCCAGAGCGGCAACCTCGTGCTGGACCTCGCCGACCTCCTGGATCGGCGGGGGCTCGGGGTGTCGCGGTTCGTCTCGCTCGGCAACCAGGCCGACCTCGGCGTGGTGGACTTCATGCGTGCCTGCGTGGACCACGACGGCACCCGGGCGGTGGCGATCTACGTCGAGGACGTGCTCGACGGCGACGCGTTCCTGGCCGCGGCCCGGGCGCTCCGCGAGGCGGGCAAGCCGGTCGTGCTGCTGGCCCCGGGCCGCACCGAAGCGGCGGTGCGCAGCGCGGCCTCGCACACCGGGTCGCTGACCAGCTCGTCCGCGGTGGTCGACGCCGCCTGCGCCGCCGTCGGGGCCCACCGGGTGGACCACCCCACGCAGATGGCCGACCTGCTGGCGGCCCTCCGTGCACCGCGGCGGGCTGCGGGACGTCGTACGGGCATCGTCACCGACGGCGGCGGCCACGGTGCGGTCGCGGCCGACGCCCTCGAGGTCGCGGGACTGCAGGTCCCGGTGCTGACGGAGCCGACGACGACCGCGCTGGCCGCCGGGCTCTGGGAGCACTCCACCGTGACGAACCCGGTGGACCTGGCCGGCGCCGGCGAGCAGGACGTCGCGAGCTATGCGCGCGCCGTGGCCGCGCTGCTGGCCTCGCCACAGGTCGACGCGGTGCTGCTGACGGGCTACTTCGGTGGCTACTCGAAGGAGGAGACCGACCTCGCCGGACCGGAGCTGGCCGCCGCGGCGGCGATGGCCTCCGCGGTCGCCGCGCAGGACAAGCCGCTCGTGGTGCAGACGATCCATCCCGACAGCCCGTCGATGCGGCTGCTGCGCGCCGCGGGGGTCCCGGTGCACCGCGACGTCGACCGGGCGTGCGCGGTGCTCGCCGGGCTCGTCGAGCCGGCCACCCGTCGCCCGGAGGCACGGGTGGTCGTGGCCGCGGAGCCCGTCACCGACACGTCGTACGCCGCCTCGCGCGAGCTGGTGGCCGCAGCAGGGGTGGCCGTCGCGGCCTCCGTGTCGGTCACCGGCCGCGTCGGCCTCGAGTCCGCGCTGTCCGATCCGGGGATGGCGTACCCCCTCGTGCTCAAGGCCACCGGGCGGTTGCACAAGTCCGAGGGCGGGGGAGTCGTGCTGGGGCTGGGGTCGCGCGCCGAGGTGCTCGAGGCGTACGACGACCTCGTCGCGCGGCTGGACCCGCCCGCGGTGTCGGTGGAGGAGATGGCCGACCTCGGGGAGGGCGTCGAGCTGATCGTCGGCTGCGTGCGCGACCCGAGGTTCGGGCCGGTCGTGATGGTCGGGCTCGGCGGCATCTTCGCCGAGGTGCTCGGCGACACCTCATGCGCGCTCGCCCCGGTCGGCGTCGAGACCGCGCGCGAGCTGCTGCTGTCGCTGCGCGGTGCGCCGCTGCTGCTCGGCACGCGGGGTCGTGCTCCGGTCGACCTCGATGCCCTCAGTGACGTCGTGGCGCGGCTCTCCGTGCTCGCCGCCGCCCACCTCGAGATCGCCGAGCTGGAGCTCAACCCGGTGCTCGCCGGGCCTGGCGGCGTGCTCGCGCTGGACGCGCGAGTGGTGCTGGGCTGAGTGCCCTGGGCCGGGCTCGGTCAGCCTCGGTCGCCCTCGACGTCGCGCAGGTAGCGCTGGTCGAAGGAGTGGACCCAGCCGTCCTTGGCGGGGAACACGCCGTGGTCGAAGGCCCGTGACGTGACCCCGCGCTGCACCCGCTCGCAGGCCTCGTTGTCCTGGCGGGTGACGAGCTCGTTGAAGTCGATGACCGGCCGGGGATCGAACTCGGGGTCGTCGAAGGCCTCCGGGCTGAAGAGGTACTCGGTGACCAGGCGGCAGCTCTGCGGACCGGTCGGGAACACCGCCGTTGCCAGGGCGGTCGAGCCGTCCACGTCGAGGAACATCGTCGGGTAGACCGCCGCCCCGAAGTAGGCCGACGGACCCTCCTGGCCCTTGAGGCCCGGCAGCAGCGGCAGCCGCAGGCGCGGGTCGGCGGCGACGCTGGTGCGGCCGTCGGCGAGGGTGACCCCGCCGTCGTCGCGACCGGGCTCGAAGACGCTGCCCTTGCGGTAGGCCGGCACCACGGCCATCAGCTCGGGGTGGACCGTCGGGCAGTGGAGGCACTCGTTGTAGTTCTCGAGCACGATCTTCCAGTTGGCCCTCACCTCGACCGTCGAGACGTGCCCGATCCGGAGCTGGGCGAGGCCGACCCTGGCCAGGCCGAGCGGCTCGTCCTGCTGGTCGGCCAGGGACTCGAGGAGCGTCGGCGGCTCCTCGCGGGACAGGTTGACGAAGACGAAGCCCTCCCAGACGTCCACCCGCACCGGCCACAGCGAGGTCGACGGGCGGTCGATCTCGTCCTTCTCGATCATCGGCGTGGTGACCAACGTGCCGTCCAGTGCATAGCCCCACGCGTGGTACGGGCACCGCAGGTGGGTGCGCACCTCGCCCTGCTCGTCGTCGCAGAGCTGCGACCCGCGGTGCCGGCAGACGTTGTAGAAGCCGCGCAGCTCGTCGTCCTTGCCGCGCACGACGAGGATCGACTCGCCCGCGATCTCGAAGCGCATCCACGAGCCCGCCCGCGGGAGCCGCTCGGCGCGCGCCACGTAGATCCAGTTGCGGAAGAAGACCCTCTCGCGGTCCCGCTCGTAGTCGTCGGCGGAGTGGTAGGCGGGTCCGGGCAGGGTCGTGCGGATGGGCGCAGAGGACATGAACTGACTGTACAGTCAGTCAACCGATCCCGTCGACGTCCGACCCACCAGCCATGATGGGGCGCGTGCGCTCGCGTCCCGCTTCCGGTCCTGTCCCGGCTCTCGCCCTGTGCCTCGTCCTCGTCGGGGTGGGTTCTGCCTGCTCGGTCCTCGGGGGCGATGACGACTCCGACCCGGCCGGTGACCTCGCCGTCGAGCTCGCCGCGGCGCTGTCGCAGCACACGCTCGGGGACGTGCCGCTGAGCGAGGATTCCGCGCGCGACGCGTTCGCCGAGCTGGTCGCGCCGCTCGACGAGCTGCCGGTCGCGGTCTCGGTGGCGTCGGTCGAGACCGTCGAGGAGGAGGGCCGCGCCGACGTCGGCCTGTCGTGGAGCTGGCAGGTGGCCGACGGCCGGACCTGGGCCTACGACACCACCGCGCGCCTGTCGGCGGCCGGCGACGAGTGGTCGGTCGACTGGTCGCCCGAGTCGCTCGCGCCCGACCTCGCCGACGGTGACACGCTCGGCCTCCGCACGCTCACCCCCGACCGCGGCGACATCACCGGCGCCGACGGCGCCGTCCTCGTCACCGAGCGCCCGGTGCTCCGCTACGGACTCGACAAGACCAAGGTCGAGGGAGCCCAGGTCGCCCGGAGCGCGCGCAGGATCGCGCGGATCCTCGACCTCGACCCGGCGTCGTACGTCGCCCGCGCGAAGGCGATGGGATCGGAGGCCTTCGTGGAGGCGGTCGTCCTGCGCGAGGACGACGCCCTCGACGTGCTGCCCGCCTTCCGCGAGGTGCCCGGCGCGCTGGCGGTCAACGACACCCTGCCGCTCGCACCGTCGCGCGAGTTCGCCGCGGCCCTGCTCGGCCGGGTCGGCGCCGCGACCGAGGACGCCGTCGAGGAGTCCGGTGGCGCGGTCGTCGCGGGTGACGAGGTCGGGCTGTCCGGGCTCCAGGCCCGCTACGACGAGCAGCTGCGCGGCACCGCCGGCACGGCGGTCGTCGCCCGCGGCGCCGACGACCAGCTCCGCACGCTCTTCGAGGCGCCCGCCACCGACGGCACCGCGCTGGCGACGACGATCGACCCGGCCCTGCAGGTCAAGGCCGAGGGTGCGCTCGCGGGCGTCGGTCCCGCCAGCGCGCTGGTCGCGATCCGGCCCTCGGACGGCGC is a window of Nocardioides oleivorans DNA encoding:
- a CDS encoding penicillin-binding transpeptidase domain-containing protein, yielding MRSRPASGPVPALALCLVLVGVGSACSVLGGDDDSDPAGDLAVELAAALSQHTLGDVPLSEDSARDAFAELVAPLDELPVAVSVASVETVEEEGRADVGLSWSWQVADGRTWAYDTTARLSAAGDEWSVDWSPESLAPDLADGDTLGLRTLTPDRGDITGADGAVLVTERPVLRYGLDKTKVEGAQVARSARRIARILDLDPASYVARAKAMGSEAFVEAVVLREDDALDVLPAFREVPGALAVNDTLPLAPSREFAAALLGRVGAATEDAVEESGGAVVAGDEVGLSGLQARYDEQLRGTAGTAVVARGADDQLRTLFEAPATDGTALATTIDPALQVKAEGALAGVGPASALVAIRPSDGAVLATANGAGAAGADLADTGQYAPGSTFKVVSSLALLRSGTAPSDRVACPATTVVDGRSFKNYDDYPASAIGDITLTQAVANSCNTAFIGNADRLADGDLAAAAAALGLGVDHDLGFPVYFGQVPPPETETGAAADLIGQGTVLASPFAMATVAASVAAGRTVLPTLLPEHRVEQVQPEVPLTAGEATQLRGLVRAVVDSGSGRFLLDVPGVTGAKTGTAEYGEPDAAGDLPTHAWMIAIRGDLAVAVFVETGVSGSQTAGPVLEAFLR
- a CDS encoding acetate--CoA ligase family protein; the protein is MSRQGPSVASLDALFSPRSVAIVGASADTAKWGNVLARRALAAGGDREVLLVNRGGGQVLGRPAHVSAAAAARAHGAALDLVVLCVPVAGFVGAVGDAVDAGARAIVAITAGLSEAGPEGARVEAEGLALARAAGAVLVGPNCLGVADTTTSLQLAHAVLPAGDVAVLSQSGNLVLDLADLLDRRGLGVSRFVSLGNQADLGVVDFMRACVDHDGTRAVAIYVEDVLDGDAFLAAARALREAGKPVVLLAPGRTEAAVRSAASHTGSLTSSSAVVDAACAAVGAHRVDHPTQMADLLAALRAPRRAAGRRTGIVTDGGGHGAVAADALEVAGLQVPVLTEPTTTALAAGLWEHSTVTNPVDLAGAGEQDVASYARAVAALLASPQVDAVLLTGYFGGYSKEETDLAGPELAAAAAMASAVAAQDKPLVVQTIHPDSPSMRLLRAAGVPVHRDVDRACAVLAGLVEPATRRPEARVVVAAEPVTDTSYAASRELVAAAGVAVAASVSVTGRVGLESALSDPGMAYPLVLKATGRLHKSEGGGVVLGLGSRAEVLEAYDDLVARLDPPAVSVEEMADLGEGVELIVGCVRDPRFGPVVMVGLGGIFAEVLGDTSCALAPVGVETARELLLSLRGAPLLLGTRGRAPVDLDALSDVVARLSVLAAAHLEIAELELNPVLAGPGGVLALDARVVLG
- a CDS encoding aromatic ring-hydroxylating oxygenase subunit alpha; the encoded protein is MSSAPIRTTLPGPAYHSADDYERDRERVFFRNWIYVARAERLPRAGSWMRFEIAGESILVVRGKDDELRGFYNVCRHRGSQLCDDEQGEVRTHLRCPYHAWGYALDGTLVTTPMIEKDEIDRPSTSLWPVRVDVWEGFVFVNLSREEPPTLLESLADQQDEPLGLARVGLAQLRIGHVSTVEVRANWKIVLENYNECLHCPTVHPELMAVVPAYRKGSVFEPGRDDGGVTLADGRTSVAADPRLRLPLLPGLKGQEGPSAYFGAAVYPTMFLDVDGSTALATAVFPTGPQSCRLVTEYLFSPEAFDDPEFDPRPVIDFNELVTRQDNEACERVQRGVTSRAFDHGVFPAKDGWVHSFDQRYLRDVEGDRG